TGACGGGGAGGGGGCTGCAGACATGAGCGCAGGGACGAAGCTTGAACGTGCGGACCGGCGACCCGTCCACCACCAACTTACGAAACACCACGGTTTCGTAATTCGACGATAGAGACCAAGGGCGTCGCCAGTGAAAGGCCATTGTTGCGCGTTGCCGGCGCCAATCGGGGCCTGGAGCCGTCAGCCCACACTCGCCAGTGCCCGTTGGGCCGTGGCATGGTGTGGTTGACCGCCTCAAACCATGAGCGTCTCCGCCCAGGCACCTACCCGCGAAGCCGCTCTGAGCCTGATGTTGCGGCAGGGTGAGCTCACGGCAGCCCAGCTCGCCGAGACCCTGCAGGTGTCCGTCCAGGTCATGCGGCGCCATTTGCGCTCCTTAGAAGAAGAGGGATTGGTCGAGGCCAGTCCATCCAGCGAAGGCCAGGGCCGGCCCAGCAACCGCTGGCGACTCACCACCCGTGGCCGCGGGCATTTCCCCAACGGCAGCGAGCACTTCGCCTTGGGTCTCCTCAGCTCGATGACCGCCAATCTGCCCAGCGGCATGGTGGAAGAGCTGCTCGAGCGGCAGGCCAGCGAGAAGGCCGAGGACTACCGCCAGCAAATCGGAGAGGGCACGGTTCCCGAACGGCTGGAGCGGCTGGTGGAGCTGCGGCGGGGCGAGGGTTACGTCGCCGAATTCCACGCCGAACCCGGGCAGAACAGCTGGGTGCTCAGCGAGTTCCACTGCTCGGTCCAATCCATTGCCCAGCAATTCCCCTGCGTCTGCGAGCAGGAACTGGAACTGATTCGCCACACCTTCCCGGACTGCCAGGTCGATCGGGTGCACTGGTTACTCGAAGGCAACCAGGCCTGCGGCTTCCGGCTCGCGCCGAGCTGACGCCGTGCTGAGCGAACAGGACCTGAGCGAGCTGGAGAGCACCCTGCTGCCCGCCCTCGAGCGCCACCACCTGCGCCTGCTGGCCCACAGCCTGCGCTGCCTCCAGCAGGCTTCTGCCCAAGCGGGTGAGCAGCCCGAGGGCGAGCGACTCAGGGCCTGGGCGGAACGTCAGCCGAACCTGGCGGTGGATCCCACCTTTATTCCGGTCTTGGTGGAGCAGCTCGGCAAAGCCTCCGCCCAGCTCGAGAGCATCGGCCAGGCCATCGGCAAACCCTCCCTGGAGCTGGACATCGCCGACCTTGTGCGCTGGGGGCAACAACAAGCCGACGAGCGGCTCAAACCACCACACAACTGACACCCGCCAGGCCCATCAGGGCCGCGCAGACCCCGCGCCAGCCAGGGTGATCCCCCTCGAGGGAGGCCAGCGGAAGGGCCATGACCG
This DNA window, taken from Synechococcus sp. LTW-R, encodes the following:
- the sufR gene encoding iron-sulfur cluster biosynthesis transcriptional regulator SufR, whose protein sequence is MSVSAQAPTREAALSLMLRQGELTAAQLAETLQVSVQVMRRHLRSLEEEGLVEASPSSEGQGRPSNRWRLTTRGRGHFPNGSEHFALGLLSSMTANLPSGMVEELLERQASEKAEDYRQQIGEGTVPERLERLVELRRGEGYVAEFHAEPGQNSWVLSEFHCSVQSIAQQFPCVCEQELELIRHTFPDCQVDRVHWLLEGNQACGFRLAPS